The Terriglobales bacterium genome contains the following window.
GGGTCATCATTATCAGTGGCATGGCCCGCGGGGTGGACACCGCCGGGCACCGCGGCGCCCTCGTGGCCAAGGCCCGGACCGTGGCCGTCTTCGGCACCGGCATCGACGTCATCTACCCGCGCGAGAACAAGAAGATCGCCGACAGCATCCTGGCCCTGGGAGGCGCGCTGGCCAGCGAGTTCCCCCTGGGCACCTTCGCCGCGCCCCAGAACTTTCCCATCCGCAATCGCATCATCAGCGGCATGGCGGTGGGCGTGCTGGTGGTCGAGGCGGGCGAGTATTCAGGCACGCGCATCACCGCGCGCTGCGCCCTGGAGCAGAACCGCGAACTGTTCGCCGTCCCCGGCAACGTGACCAACAAGAACTCCTGGGGGCCAAACACGCTCATCAAGCAGGGCGCCAAGCTGGTGGCCACCTGGGAGGACATCTGGGAAGAGCTGCCCGCGGACGTGAAACAGCAACTGGCCGACCGCCTGCCTTCTGCAACCGCGGAGCCCGCTACGGCATCTCTATTCGAGGGCCAGGAGCTGCCCCCGCACGAAAAGCGGGTCCTGGCGCTGCTCAAGACGGACGAGGCCACTCAGATCGACGAGCTGGTGGAGCAGCTGGAGCCGGAGCTTTCCTCATCGGAGATCTTTGCCGCGCTCTTCGAGCTGGAGCTAGCCGGGAAGGTTCGTCAATTGCCCGGCAAGAATTTTGTTCGCGCCTTCTAAGCTCCGCGCGCACTACCACTTCACAGCAATCGAGCATTAGCAGGAATGGTGCCGGATTCGCGTTTTTCCGCCATTCCGTGCTAGGTTGAGACCCATTGCACGAAGGCAACAAGGGAGAATCGAGGGAGTTTGAGCAAAGGCTTAGTCATCGTCGAATCGCCGGCCAAGGCCAAGACCATCCAGAAATACCTGGGCAAGGGGTACTCCGTCGCGGCCTCGCTGGGCCACGTCAAGGACCTGCCCAAGAGCACCCTGGGGGTGGACCTGGAGAACGACTTCCAGGCCGACTACATCGTCATCCCGGGCAAGGAAAAGGTCCTGGCCGACCTGAAGAAGCGCGCCGCCGGCGCCGAAGCCATCTACCTGGCTCCCGACCCTGACCGCGAGGGCGAAGCCATCGCTGCCCACCTCGCCGAAGAGCTCGGGGGCGAGGCCGTCAACGGCAAGAAGAAGAAAAAGAAGGTTGCCAGCCGCGTCCCCATCCACCGCGTCACTTTCAACGAGATCACCAAGCGCGCCGTACAGGAGGCCTTCCAGCAGCCCCGCGAGATCGACCGCAAGCTGGTGGACGCGCAGCTCACCCGCCGCGTGCTCGACCGCCTGGTGGGTTACCAGATCTCGCCCCTGCTCTGGGACAAGGTGCGCCGCGGGCTCTCCGCCGGCCGCGTCCAGACCGTGGCCGTGCGCCTCATCGTGGAGCGCGAGCGCGAGATCAAGGCCTTCCAGAAGCAGGAATACTGGACCCTCGACGCCCATCTGGCCGCCGCCAAGCCGCCCACCTTCGATGCCAGCCTGGTAGGCGCCAATCCCGAAAAGAATCTCGTTCCCAAGCAGGAGGCCGCGCAGGCCCTGGAGGCCAAGCTGCGCAAGGCGGAGTGGACGGTGGCCGCGGTGGACACCCGCGAGCGCCGCCGCAACCCCTATCCTCCCTTCACCACCAGCAAGCTGCAGCAGGACTCCTCGCGCAAGCTGCGCTTCAGCGTGAAGCGCACCATGATGATCGCCCAGCGCCTCTACGAAGGCGTGGAGCTGGGGGAAGAAGGGTCGGTCGGCCTCATCACCTACATGCGAACCGATTCCACCCGTGTCTCCAACGACGCCCTGGCGGAGGTGCGCGAATTCATCGGGCGCGACTTCGGCGCCGCCTACCTGCCCCAGGATCCCATCCTGTACAAGTCCAAGAAGGACGCGCAGGACGCCCACGAGGCCATCCGCCCCACCGCGGTCGCCCGCCACCCCGACCAGATCAAGCACTACCTGCACGAAGACGAGTACAAGGTCTACAAGCTCATCTGGCAGCGCTTCGTGGCTTCGCAGATGAACCCCGCCGTCTTCGACCAGACCAGCGTCGACATCAGCGCCCGCGCCAAGGACGAGAGCTTCCCCTTCCGCGTCACCGGCTCGGTGATGAAGTTCGACGGCTTCCTCAAGGTCTACGAGGAGTCCAAGGAAGGCAAGGACGAGGAGGACGAGGCCCTCAAGCACAAGCTGCCGCCGCTAACGCCGGGTCAGAAGCTGACGTTGAAGGAACTCAAGCCGGAGCAGCACTTCACCGAGCCCCCGCCGCGCTACAACGAGGCCTCGCTGGTCAAGGAGCTGGAGGAGCGCGGCATCGGACGTCCCTCCACCTACGCCACCATCCTCTCCACCATCCAGGAGCGCCAGTACGTGCAGAAGGCGGGAGGCAAGTTCGCCCCCACCGAGATCGGGCTGGTGGTCACCGACCTGCTGGTCGCCAATTTCCCCGACATCTTCGACTTGCAGTACACCGCCCGCCTGGAAGAGGAGCTGGACGAGATCGAGGAGGGCAAGGAGACCGGCACCGACACCCTCAACGAGTTCTACAAGAAGTTCGAGAAAGACCTCCGCTTCGCCGAGAAGCACATGGAGAACGTCAAGCGGATGGAGAAGCCCACGGAGGAGAAGTGCGAGCGCTGCGGCTCGCCCCTGGTCATCAAGTGGGGCAAGCACGGCTCCTTCTACGCCTGCAGCTCCTACAAGAAGGACGATCCCAACTCCTGCTCCTTCACCCGCGAGAACCCCATCGACCTCCCCGACCTGGACTCCGCCGACCTGCAGGAGACCCAGCACGAAGAGTACTGCGAGAACTGCGGCCGGCCCATGGTGCTCAAGCGCGGCCGCTTCGGGCAGTTCATGGCCTGCACCGGCTATCCCGACTGCAAGACCACCCGCCGCCTGGACCAGGGACGCAAGGTCCCCGACATCCCCCTGGAGGAGAAGTGCCCGCAGTGCGGGCGCAACCTGGTGATCCGCCACGGCCGCTACGGCGAGTTCACCTCCTGCAGCGGCTATCCCGAGTGCAAGTACGTCAAACAGAACCTGATCGGGGTGAAGTGCCCGGAGTGCGGCGAGGGCGACCTGGTGGAGAAGAAGGCACGCAAGCGCGGTAACCTCTTCTATGGCTGCTCCCGCTATCCCCAGTGCAAATTCACCTCGGCCTACAAGCCGCTGGCGGAGAAGTGTCCGCGCTGCGGCCACGCCTACCTGGTGGAGAAGACCGGCAAAGCGGGCACGGTGATCTCCTGCCCCAACTCCGAGTGCGACTACTCCCGCGCCGGGGAGCCGGTGGCGGTGGCCTGAACTTTCCGCGACTTTCCGTCCCGCATCCCCATCTCATTCCCATCTCACTTCCGAGGAGCCAGCATGGCCAAGCAGAAGAAGCCCACCCACGACGATGCCGCCGTGGTCATGAAGCTCTACAACCTGCGCCGCGAGACCGAACTGCGCAAGGCGCGCAACTTCCTGGTAGTCGAGTTCTGGCCCGACGCCGCCGACGAGGTCGTGAAGCTCATCCAGGACTTTGGCAGCCAGCGCAATGCCTGGTTCCGCCAGGGCATCACCTATTGGGACATGGCCTGCTCGCTGGTGCTGCGCGGGGTGGTGAACCAGGACCTGTTCGTCGACTGGGGCGGCGAGCTGTACTTCCTCTACGCCAAGTTCAAGCCCTTTCTCCAGGAGGTGCGGGAGAAGACGCAGGCGCCTGAATTCATGGCCCGCATCGAGCAGGTGGCCCTGAGCACCAAGGAAGGGCGCGAG
Protein-coding sequences here:
- a CDS encoding DNA-processing protein DprA; amino-acid sequence: VIIISGMARGVDTAGHRGALVAKARTVAVFGTGIDVIYPRENKKIADSILALGGALASEFPLGTFAAPQNFPIRNRIISGMAVGVLVVEAGEYSGTRITARCALEQNRELFAVPGNVTNKNSWGPNTLIKQGAKLVATWEDIWEELPADVKQQLADRLPSATAEPATASLFEGQELPPHEKRVLALLKTDEATQIDELVEQLEPELSSSEIFAALFELELAGKVRQLPGKNFVRAF
- the topA gene encoding type I DNA topoisomerase, with product MSKGLVIVESPAKAKTIQKYLGKGYSVAASLGHVKDLPKSTLGVDLENDFQADYIVIPGKEKVLADLKKRAAGAEAIYLAPDPDREGEAIAAHLAEELGGEAVNGKKKKKKVASRVPIHRVTFNEITKRAVQEAFQQPREIDRKLVDAQLTRRVLDRLVGYQISPLLWDKVRRGLSAGRVQTVAVRLIVEREREIKAFQKQEYWTLDAHLAAAKPPTFDASLVGANPEKNLVPKQEAAQALEAKLRKAEWTVAAVDTRERRRNPYPPFTTSKLQQDSSRKLRFSVKRTMMIAQRLYEGVELGEEGSVGLITYMRTDSTRVSNDALAEVREFIGRDFGAAYLPQDPILYKSKKDAQDAHEAIRPTAVARHPDQIKHYLHEDEYKVYKLIWQRFVASQMNPAVFDQTSVDISARAKDESFPFRVTGSVMKFDGFLKVYEESKEGKDEEDEALKHKLPPLTPGQKLTLKELKPEQHFTEPPPRYNEASLVKELEERGIGRPSTYATILSTIQERQYVQKAGGKFAPTEIGLVVTDLLVANFPDIFDLQYTARLEEELDEIEEGKETGTDTLNEFYKKFEKDLRFAEKHMENVKRMEKPTEEKCERCGSPLVIKWGKHGSFYACSSYKKDDPNSCSFTRENPIDLPDLDSADLQETQHEEYCENCGRPMVLKRGRFGQFMACTGYPDCKTTRRLDQGRKVPDIPLEEKCPQCGRNLVIRHGRYGEFTSCSGYPECKYVKQNLIGVKCPECGEGDLVEKKARKRGNLFYGCSRYPQCKFTSAYKPLAEKCPRCGHAYLVEKTGKAGTVISCPNSECDYSRAGEPVAVA